Proteins encoded by one window of Sciurus carolinensis chromosome 12, mSciCar1.2, whole genome shotgun sequence:
- the Ier5 gene encoding immediate early response gene 5 protein, with the protein MEFKLEAHRIVSISLGKIYNSRVQRGGIKLHKNLLVSLVLRSARQVYLSDPCPGLYLAGSAETPVPPPQQPGEPAAGPPAGWGEPPPPTVLAAWPETQPQPERPAVPDAPRAGDAEPAGAVTGAGGASPGREADAAEAAWGRVAAAGGVSDLLPEGLRAARRPCGCPAGGEDRPGASPRADCCCAPRPAEDEPPAPPVVCPRKRGAAGAGGGHAGCPAPDSTPLKKPRRNLEEQPSAGEEDGEEEMETGNVANLISIFGSSFSGLLRKSPGAGREKEEAEESGAEAAEPGQICCDKPVLRDINPWSTAIVAF; encoded by the coding sequence ATGGAGTTCAAGCTGGAGGCTCACCGCATCGTAAGCATCTCTCTGGGCAAGATCTACAACTCGAGGGTCCAGCGCGGCGGCATCAAGCTGCACAAGAACCTCTTGGTCTCGCTGGTACTGCGCAGCGCCCGCCAGGTCTACCTGAGTGACCCGTGTCCCGGCCTCTACCTGGCCGGTTCCGCGGAGACCCCGGTGCCGCCGCCGCAGCAGCCCGGGGAGCCGGCGGCCGGGCCCCCGGCCGGCTGGGGCGAGCCACCTCCGCCCACCGTCCTCGCCGCCTGGCCGGAGACCCAGCCGCAGCCGGAGCGCCCAGCGGTCCCAGACGCGCCGCGGGCGGGGGACGCGGAACCAGCGGGCGCGGTGACCGGAGCTGGGGGCGCTTCTCCGGGCCGAGAGGCGGACGCAGCGGAGGCTGCCTGGGGCCGCGTGGCGGCGGCCGGGGGAGTCTCGGACTTGCTCCCGGAGGGGCTGCGCGCTGCGCGCCGCCCCTGCGGCTGCCCCGCGGGAGGGGAGGACCGGCCGGGCGCGTCCCCCCGCGCTGACTGCTGCTGCGCGCCGCGGCCCGCCGAGGATGAGCCGCCCGCGCCGCCCGTGGTGTGCCCCAGGAAGCGCGGCGCGGCGGGAGCGGGCGGCGGCCACGCGGGCTGCCCGGCGCCGGACTCGACCCCGCTGAAGAAGCCGCGCCGGAACTTGGAGGAGCAGCCAAGCGCGGGCGAGGAGGACGGCGAGGAGGAGATGGAGACCGGGAACGTGGCTAACCTCATTAGCATCTTCGGCTCCAGCTTCTCGGGACTCTTGCGGAAAAGCCCCGGGGCCGGCCgggagaaggaagaggcagaggagagcGGCGCGGAAGCCGCCGAGCCCGGGCAGATCTGCTGCGATAAGCCAGTGCTGAGAGACATTAACCCCTGGAGCACAGCCATCGTGGCCTTCTGA